A window of Brachybacterium fresconis contains these coding sequences:
- a CDS encoding low temperature requirement protein A, with protein sequence MTTFPLARTGHRRSEAGPVELFFDLVYVFAIIQLSHLLIEHLSWEGAAQTIVVFAAVWWGWNYTAWAMNWLDPSRTLVQLLSGVLMLAALGMSIAIPSAFGDGAWLFVGCYVFMGILRPVFMMIAYRGHQLAANYRMLLLWTLMAGIFWVLGAALPLEWRLGLWLIAVLIDYAAPLAHYRIPGIGAAPMDQWDTDAEHLAERNRLVFIIALGESILLMGGSIVAQGQLTASLALSMLVGFASLFVLWWNYFALAGPDTQGGDSSTGALRSAYAYAHAFMVLGAILVAVSIELRLSHDHLTPAIVLVTAAGPLVYLAGNLLFLRSRFGRLARSRFIAAAVLVGITIAAMLLIDHLPVIALSAAVLAVTAILAAHTAYTTSKQPALDDCDDLATST encoded by the coding sequence GCACCTGCTCATCGAGCACCTCTCCTGGGAAGGCGCTGCCCAGACCATCGTGGTGTTCGCCGCGGTGTGGTGGGGCTGGAACTACACCGCCTGGGCGATGAACTGGCTGGATCCGAGCCGCACCCTAGTGCAGCTGCTCTCCGGGGTGCTCATGCTTGCCGCACTGGGCATGTCGATCGCCATCCCCAGTGCCTTCGGTGACGGAGCCTGGTTGTTCGTCGGGTGCTACGTGTTCATGGGCATCCTTCGCCCGGTCTTCATGATGATCGCCTACCGCGGCCATCAGCTCGCTGCCAACTACCGCATGCTGCTGCTGTGGACCTTGATGGCCGGCATCTTCTGGGTCCTCGGTGCGGCACTGCCCCTTGAATGGCGGCTGGGTCTCTGGCTAATCGCGGTGCTCATCGACTACGCGGCCCCGCTGGCCCACTACCGGATCCCCGGCATCGGCGCAGCGCCCATGGACCAGTGGGACACGGACGCCGAGCACCTGGCCGAGCGCAACCGTCTCGTCTTCATCATCGCCCTCGGCGAGTCGATCCTGCTCATGGGCGGCAGCATTGTCGCCCAAGGTCAGCTCACTGCGTCGCTCGCCCTGAGCATGCTCGTCGGCTTCGCATCTCTGTTCGTGCTCTGGTGGAACTACTTCGCCCTTGCTGGCCCTGATACCCAAGGCGGCGACTCGTCAACCGGAGCTCTCCGTTCGGCCTATGCCTACGCGCATGCTTTCATGGTCTTGGGCGCGATCCTCGTTGCCGTCTCCATCGAGCTACGGCTCTCCCACGACCACCTCACGCCCGCAATCGTTCTCGTGACGGCCGCAGGTCCGCTCGTATACCTGGCAGGGAACCTCTTGTTCCTCCGGTCCCGATTCGGACGCCTCGCACGGTCCCGATTCATCGCAGCAGCCGTGCTGGTGGGGATCACGATCGCAGCGATGCTGCTGATCGATCACCTGCCGGTGATTGCGTTGAGCGCCGCCGTACTCGCCGTGACGGCTATTCTCGCCGCCCACACCGCGTACACGACATCGAAACAGCCGGCGCTCGATGACTGTGATGACTTGGCAACCTCTACCTGA
- a CDS encoding VOC family protein: MSIITTTHLNFRGDARPALDFYRSVFGGDITASSYADFGMPADASGAGGLVFGMLASPSGFRLMAYDIPHQTGGSADHAGTTTRENGMTITDQPAFVSVRGETLDEIQHYWSGLTDDATVIEPLAASSWSPGFGMLTDRFGVTWILDVAA, translated from the coding sequence AGCATCATCACCACCACGCACCTGAACTTCCGCGGCGATGCCCGCCCGGCGCTCGACTTCTACCGGTCGGTGTTCGGCGGCGACATCACCGCCTCCTCGTATGCCGACTTCGGCATGCCCGCCGATGCGTCCGGCGCAGGCGGGCTGGTATTCGGCATGCTCGCTTCGCCATCGGGCTTCCGGCTGATGGCGTACGACATCCCACACCAGACGGGCGGATCCGCGGATCATGCCGGCACGACGACCCGCGAGAACGGGATGACCATCACCGACCAGCCCGCCTTCGTGTCCGTGCGCGGCGAAACTCTCGATGAGATCCAGCACTACTGGAGCGGCCTCACCGACGACGCAACGGTGATCGAACCACTCGCCGCCTCGTCATGGAGTCCCGGATTCGGCATGCTCACCGACCGCTTCGGCGTGACCTGGATCCTCGACGTCGCCGCCTGA